A window of Calliopsis andreniformis isolate RMS-2024a unplaced genomic scaffold, iyCalAndr_principal scaffold0048, whole genome shotgun sequence genomic DNA:
CACTGAGACAGCAACAGTTATCAGGATCAGTAACTTTTAGAATAAAATTATTAGAATCAACAACTTTAAATTGTTTTAACGCTGTAATATGCTCTGTTAATGGACCTTCGGAATGTTCTTTTCTAAAAGAAGGATATTTCATAGTGTCAGGTTTTTTTTCAAGAAAAGTGGATGTCTCTATATATCGTTTTACAATTTGTTCCAAATGTTTATCACTTTTTCTAATAGATCTTAAAATACTCtgtaaaaaattttcaaaaggGAAAGCACTAAAATTATCCAGTGGCCCGTGATTTTTAACGTCTTGAGTTATATGTAACAAATTATGCACATTGTGAGATATGTTTTCCAAACCATATAGCATTCTAAAAGTTACtacaaaatattttaacaaTTCAGATGCATAatcaatacaattaaaatacctgGCATTTgacaaaataatcaatcctacatGCAACGATAAAAAATTTAAGTATCTATCATTACTTACATTTTTTATCAGGACTATTGGACCCGTATAAAATAGAAATTGCCGAAATTCTGTAGCTTTCCATCTTTTTACTTCATCCAAGGCTCTAGGTTTCCTATTAAATTCTACCGGAATATTTTTTGCCAAATGAATTAGTGAATTGGATATATTTGACAATTTTGAATTTGATATTTTTGTTGAAGGTTTACCAGTACACCACAGACAAAGTAATTTCTTTACCACACCCAAGCAAACGAGGTGCATGTAGTCAAGGGGGAAGGAGTCGATCATATCGATTCCTGGGATATTTTCTAGGATTGAAAACCTAGTATGATGctcttcttcaatttttaatctaAAATCAGTATCAGATCTTAAACGGATATTCTCTACATCGGGAAAGCACATTTTATTGTGTATAAAATCTCCTTCCGAATAACACTTAGTACATGAATGATACCCTGTATGTCCTTTTACGCATTTAATGAACGATTTGGCCGGGGCATCACATACAAACGCTTTAATCTGTATACGATATAATTGCTCATTAATTAAAATCCCATTATTAATAACATCTATAGCCTCATGCACAAaatcatttaaaa
This region includes:
- the LOC143187548 gene encoding uncharacterized protein LOC143187548; protein product: MIDSFPLDYMHLVCLGVVKKLLCLWCTGKPSTKISNSKLSNISNSLIHLAKNIPVEFNRKPRALDEVKRWKATEFRQFLFYTGPIVLIKNVSNDRYLNFLSLHVGLIILSNARYFNCIDYASELLKYFVVTFRMLYGLENISHNVHNLLHITQDVKNHGPLDNFSAFPFENFLQSILRSIRKSDKHLEQIVKRYIETSTFLEKKPDTMKYPSFRKEHSEGPLTEHITALKQFKVVDSNNFILKVTDPDNCCCLSDGTIIVVKNLILSDDDYKILGRKFLVLKDFYEKPCKSSKLGIFLVEPYNLGPLEIFNIKYIAYKCVKLEIAEKLVIFPLIHSAYC